The Penicillium digitatum chromosome 6, complete sequence genome contains the following window.
cagctcgcttaccgaatgCGTTGAACTTCTAAATCATTACCTAATAGTTAGATTTGTATAAAGCGATAGCCAGCGTCTATATAAGGAACGGAAGCGTCGGAGAGATAATAATGTATATATTTACTAAGAGGACTAGATAAAGCGCCAAAAATCAAATAAATTTAAAAATGATATTCTCTAGATTCCCTATTTACTATAAACAAAATACCCCAAAATTACTAGCTTTTCTATGTAACTTGTATATATCACGAGGTTAGTAGTGTTTACACTGTTAATAGTGCTGCAGCACTCCCGCTATAGCACTGCAGCACCGAACCAAAGGCCTAGTGCTGCCGTAGCACTGGTGCTACGAGACTTGTCAAGGCCTATGTACGGCAGTCTTATGGCCTTGTAGGATCGTATTGTGATATACAGGCAAAATTTACACAGGCGGTCTGAAAGGCGGAAACTGATTTCGAAAAATGCTCTACCTGACATGTAAACATGGAGAGGATACTATGCCATACATCATTGTAGAGGTCATCGACTCAGCACGGTTGCCTTAATAAACGATCTGCGCTAAGGTCTTGGCAGCGGGGCCAGAAAGAGTGTCTAAGAATTTTCTTGTTGCACCGGTTTCGCAACGTACTGTACTAATCTAGCACCTATCAAGCTCAACTCCATATATGAAAGATTGGCATAAGGATAGATGGATGTTACCAACGACTTCAGACATGATTGGAATTAAATTTATAATGTGCACTGTTATTGGACACCTTGCGAGTCCGTTCACTAGAACCTCACTTGTCTATTCCAACATCGCAACTCCTGCACTGCTTTATTGGTTTCTCTCGCAAAACCCGAAAGCAGCTTCTCATCAAGTCCATCATATGGTATCAGTTTTCGTTTGCCATTTGGTGAAATTATCCCCAAGATGGGTCGTAAATCGATGATCTCGGCcatctcaaaatcaaaaaagaccacctttttgctttctggaTTGTACAACCAATTTCGCGGGGCTGGATCCTTATGAAGAACATTCAGACGGTGTATCCCTGAGAGTGACTCTTTCATCTTAGCAATTAAGCAATTCTGAGTCATTTCCTTGAGTGCTAGGTCAAGAGGCTGTCCACCCGGACTCAATAGCATCATATGTTTAAGAATTGCGATACCGTCGTAGCTATACGGATGAACCAAGTCGATGCTTCCAAGATAGAAAGGGATGTATATGCCTTGGATTGGACGTAGCTTATCGTATATAGCAGCTTCGTGCCGAAGGTGTTCCGAGAACTCTGGGACGGTGCATTTTGCAGGCACAGTGTATCCGTGCGAGGATAACGTTACTTTCAAAAGAACACCACAAGAACCATGTATACCCAGTACTTCACAATCGGCATTGACAGTCTTAGACAATTGATGCCGCAACAGCTTGATGAAAGATTTTGCGTTTATGACATGACGCGTTGTGCCATGATCAAGGAAATTGGGGCAAGCCTGATCTAGCTCATCCCCATAGAGCAATCCGCGTAGACAGTTTAACGTGCAGTAGCGCCGGTTGTTTTCTGCTGATGATCCTTGTGTAGCTGGCGTATGCGTTGGATGGGTCGGCGGTGGATGCCTCCGTTCGATGTTGCGATAAATGCGCGGATCGCGACTCGGCGTATGGGGGTCAGGTTGGTCGTCGTCTGAATTACCTTGTGCGTCTATTGAATGGCAACTACCCATGATCAGGTTGTGTCGCTTGCGACGTAGTTGTATCGGAGACATTCGAAGAAAACCATTTGTCCGTGGAGGGCGATATTCGGAGAACGGTACCTCAGCATCTGGGATACTGCTCAGAATATCTGCGACAACCACTTTCCACCTTGGCAACGAGTTGATTGCTTGCTGCCTCCAAGCCTGGTTCCGAGGCCGCAACTTAAGCGCCTGGAGGGTGAAAGCAAGAGACTGTCCCACCGCAGTTAAATGCAGACGATTTGGGCCACTCGAATGGGGGTCCCAGCCAGTGTAATCCCCAACATCTCCCTTTGGAACAGAGAGGTGGTACAAAAGCGTCCCAGGATCTTCCCCAATTCGTAGATAGATATCAGCTTCGCCAGTACTGAGGACTCCCATTTGCGTACCAGCGCGAATCATATAGTCATATGGCTGCACGAGAAGCCCAGCAATCGCGCGATGGAACCGAACTTTTAGGGTCTCGTTTTTTTCTTGCTCAACCACTTTATCAATGTCCATATCCTCTAGCCCTCCATAAATGTGGCCTAGTTTCACCTTACGCGGAGACTTATACTCCTTTATATAGGCTGCAATGCGATGGACCGATTCGGATGATTGACTGGGAATGTTATAGACGCAGAATTGGTCAGCACGAGGCCTACTGCTTCGTGCCGGAGGCGGGGTTCTCGGGTCACGCGTTGCTGTATTGCTTGATGCGCTTTGTTCTCGGGCAGCTAAACGCGATGAACGTCGCCGGCCACGAATATCGATATTCTGCATTCCCTCCTCAAGTTCCCGCTCAGGGCTTAGTGTATTGGAGTGGTTTTCAAAACGGATCGACCCTCTTAACCCAAATACTTGTCGTAGTGTTGGATCATTGTAGAGCTCTTCGATGATTTTCGAAACATGGTCCTCAACGGTCTGGCGAAGAAAGTGGTGAAGGTCAAGTTCGGAGCCGACGAGCTGTCGTCGAATGCTTTCTCCCGTTTCTTCCAGGGTATGAAGGGAAGTGAACAGTCTGTCTTCCACAAGTGATGAATCCATCAGCAATCGCCAAATTTCCACTTGTTCTTTCGCGAAAGATCCCCAAGCTTTAAGTTTTCTGGGGCGGAGTTTGTTGGTCGCATTTACGGGATCTCCACGCGTGGATTTTGTCTTATCCTGCTGAACTCCAAGACCGAGGAAGAGGTAGTTATGGAGACCATCGAGAAATGTGGGTAGGCTGGTTTTTAATGTCCTCTCCCGATCCTCTGCAcgaagacgttgctcctCTGCAAGAAGGCGCCGCAGCTCGTCAAGTTCTGTGGACATTCTGAATCCAAAGTGTTGTGAATGGCATTTTCGAAGGTGCCGGGGTCCTTGTTTTCCTTTACTTACGGCTCACGTGATAATTTCACGTGTGCtgtgagattctgtaaggatcgcatggtttctattgggtAATGCTAAAtatcaaacctcaaatatggcccccctaggccataGACAGGAACCTCGGTTTTTATTATGGGACATACTGCTGGCACAGCAGTCTAACCGAATTAGGTGAAGACTTCCTTGGCACCAGTTTTCAGCCTAAGTGTCATTTATTATGGTATCGCCACGGTAAAAAACACTGCCCCCCAACCAACCTAGCCACATGGTACTTCTCTGCTCAGCCCCATATTAGTTTAATGCCTTCATAATTATGCTTCAATTTCATGCCTCCATTAAAATCACATGACCTGCATAGGGCTAATTAATTAGGCTTAGCCGAGCGTCCCACATAGTGAAAGCTGCATACCAATTATCGTCAATTTAATTTGATCTCCTATATggacttccgcaaagcccaaCTTTGGGCCCAAGGTCCGGGCTCGAAACCCAACCCGCAACGAGCTGGGGGTCGAACTTTTCAAGCTCGACCCGGACCCCGGCTcgcaggggggggggggggctcgACGTAGCATAAAACATGGTCTTGGCGTTCATAAAATGGCTGAATCACCCAAATAAATGACCGTCTTTTACCCATGTTTTGGTTTATACATGGAATTCTACTCGATTATCATAACAAGTAAGGGGAAATATTTGGAAATTCTAGTGAATAGATACATGTCTTTGATACATTAGCATTATAACTAAGCTTTATGACTGTACCTATCAGTTTGCTTGGAATGTTCTACGCTTATGAGGTATTACCTATAGAGATATATCTACTGTACTAGGAACTATGTGTATCTTTATGGTCGAGTATCAAAATCAGACCAATATCAATTACAAGTGGCTTAACTTGTTCGAATTTTGTATTAAAAGAAAGTCTACACATTTATCATTTCCAAGAGCCTTTTATATTACTAGTCCTAATAGTTTTGGATGAGCTACCTATATTTAAAACTTTCTCATGGCTAATCAGTTGAAACATTTtgaggaaaatcaagttcCAACGAGCTGGGAATGGGCCGGGAATGGGCTATTCATGGGTTTTACGAGCTTTGGTCGAGCTCTATGGGTTTTTTTCGAGCTCCAGGGGCTTTTTTCGAGCCGGCCCCACTTATTGTAAACAATTCAACTAATCATGTACTACTATCATCACACTCTATTTTGATCCATTGATTATTGATTTAACTAGTCAAGTAACACTTCTAGGTGGTAGAGCTTCTTGTAATGTATCGACCCTCCTTTATGCATTCTCAAAAGCCCTTTCTGTTATAGGTTTTATTA
Protein-coding sequences here:
- a CDS encoding metalloprotease, with the protein product MRSLQNLTAHVKLSREPMSTELDELRRLLAEEQRLRAEDRERTLKTSLPTFLDGLHNYLFLGLGVQQDKTKSTRGDPVNATNKLRPRKLKAWGSFAKEQVEIWRLLMDSSLVEDRLFTSLHTLEETGESIRRQLVGSELDLHHFLRQTVEDHVSKIIEELYNDPTLRQVFGLRGSIRFENHSNTLSPERELEEGMQNIDIRGRRRSSRLAAREQSASSNTATRDPRTPPPARSSRPRADQFCVYNIPSQSSESVHRIAAYIKEYKSPRKVKLGHIYGGLEDMDIDKVVEQEKNETLKVRFHRAIAGLLVQPYDYMIRAGTQMGVLSTGEADIYLRIGEDPGTLLYHLSVPKGDVGDYTGWDPHSSGPNRLHLTAVGQSLAFTLQALKLRPRNQAWRQQAINSLPRWKVVVADILSSIPDAETHKVIQTTTNLTPIRRVAIRAFIATSNGGIHRRPIQRIRQLHKDHQQKTTGATAR